The following proteins come from a genomic window of Sardina pilchardus chromosome 1, fSarPil1.1, whole genome shotgun sequence:
- the LOC134102261 gene encoding tetraspanin-1-like translates to MCCSGLLKILMFIVNGAIFLVGAGLLGMGVWVTLDSDSMLGFLDHIEDAPAELKQLANVGYLLIGLGIGLAFIGFLGCCGAMKESRCMLLTFFIIVLIIFLAEVAGAVVLFVFQPLVEELLRDIEVKVADSIEKTYGEDEALTTFWNTTMVELKCCGYSNYTDFTGSPYFNTFGLYPPECCNTTAACSSVDAHSADIPGCFEALVTLIEDNAGLVGGVALGICAVEVLAMIFAIVLYKKAGK, encoded by the exons ATGTGTTGTTCGGGTTTACTGAAGATCCTCATGTTCATTGTGAATGGCGCCATCTTT ctGGTGGGCGCCGGACTGCTGGGCATGGGCGTCTGGGTCACGCTGGACTCGGACTCCATGTTGGGCTTCCTGGACCACATCGAGGACGCGCCGGCGGAGCTGAAGCAGCTGGCCAACGTGGGGTACCTGCTCATCGGCCTCGGGATCGGCCTCGCGTTCATCGGCTTCCTGGGGTGCTGCGGCGCCATGAAGGAGAGCCGCTGCATGCTGCTCACC TTCTTCATCATCgtcctcatcatcttcctcgCTGAAGTGGCCGGAGCTGTGGTGCTCTTCGTGTTCCAGCCGCTG GTGGAGGAACTTCTTCGGGATATTGAAGTGAAGGTGGCTGACAGCATTGAGAAAACCTACGGGGAGGACGAAGCCCTCACAACCTTCTGGAACACCACCATGGTTGAG TTGAAGTGCTGTGGGTACAGCAACTACACAGACTTCACAGGGTCTCCATACTTCAACACATTCGGCCTTTATCCACCAGAGTGCTGTAACACGACTGCAGCGTGTTCATCTGTTGATGCCCATTCAGCT GACATACCTGGCTGCTTTGAAGCACTTGTGACCCTCATCGAGGATAACGCAGGACTCGTGGGAGGTGTGGCTCTGGGGATCTGTGCAGTGGAG